DNA sequence from the Sceloporus undulatus isolate JIND9_A2432 ecotype Alabama chromosome 4, SceUnd_v1.1, whole genome shotgun sequence genome:
ctgcattttatcaccctctcTGTTCAGTGTGTATGCTgatcatatgtaaagcagaatTAAATTTGGAGGAAGTAGAGTTGAAGATTAAAGGAAAGAACATCAAAcatttaagatatgcaggtgacaccatcTATACTActagaaaataacaaagacttggaacaattactgaacacagtgaaggaagaaagttgaaaggcaggtttacagctgaacattaagaaggcaaaaataatgaccacagatgatttacaaaaATTTAAGGTAGACGATGAAGACACTGATATAGTTCAAGATTGTCCATACCTTGGCCCAGTCATCATTAAGAATAGAggctgctgtcaagaaatcaaaagaaaactaagacttggaaggcagctatgaagaaactagacatcTTTCTAAAGAGTAGAAATATATCtatgaatattaaagttaggacaatccatgccatagtattccccatctcTATGTATGGCTGAGAAAACtcaacagtgaaaaaagctgataggatgaaaatcaacttatttgaaatgtggtgctggagaagagttctatgtggactgctaaaaagacagataaatgggtcctagagcaaatgaagccagAACTTTCCccagaagccatgatgactaaactgatacTGTCATACTATGgtcatataatgagaagaaatggctcattaggaaagacaataatgcttggtaacacagaaggcagtaggaaaacgggaaaactgcattacagatggatagactcaatcaaggaagccaaagtcctgagtctgcaagacctgagcaggagtTTTGCTGATAAGGTGACTGAGACCCTGAGCAGACAGGCGATGATAGCATGGGCTTGGCCCATGCTATACTAACCTGGGCTCCCAGGCTGGTTTACCCAACTGCCCATCCCAACGCCACAGACCCTTATCTTATTCTGCTGCTGCTTGCCAGTGATAAGACTGCCTTGGCCTCACCTGACATGGGAACTGGGTGCCTAGCTGCAACCATGTGGTCAAGCACCCCTTTTCCACGTCAGGTGCAGCAATGGGGGTCTTCTCAATAGCAGCAATGGCAGAGTATGGTAAAGGGTGCATGGGGCTATCTGATACCCTTGTATTTATGGTGGAATTTCCATGAAATTTCACAGCAAACAGCAGGTCATTTTGACCCACTTTAAGACAGTTTGACCCAGGATTGAGCCAGATCCACCGGATCACTCCCTGATCCCAGCCTAGGGCTAATGGTTTGTGTCATCCAAACAAGATGACGCAAGGCTGGGAGGAACACGGACCTTTGGGCCCATGTAGACAGctcctgaggctgcatctacactgctgaattaacgcagtttgacaccactttaactgccatggctcaatgatacaGAATGTTTGGATTTTTAGCTTTATAAGATATGTATTTATCTCTTCTCTTTaggagtgctctggtgccacgacaaactacaaactacaaatctcaagactGCATCAGACTAAACCATGACAATTAACATGATGTCAAatctattaattctgcagtgtggcaacagccttagaggtctctcattcacagggttgcaaGAAgccaatggcagttaacaacaacaaaacacattaGGATTTAAACAAGTGCAGTAGGCAAAGTTTAAATTAATCATATACGTAAAATCTGAATTTAACAGCATCAGAGAGGGCCAGCACAAGTAATCAGCCTGTGCTACAGTACTTGCCTACAGTCTCCAAAGAAACGAGGAACTCcctccacaaaaaacaatgccTCCCCTTTGCCGATTCATGTCAAAgcgcaaaggctgcatctgcactgcagaaatcatgcagtttggcactgccttaactgccatggttcagtgctatggaatcctgggatgtgtagttttgttttggcaccacagctagaagactaaatgcctcataaaaatacaaatcccagaattccataatattgtgctatgaaagttaaagcagtggtccaactgcatgatttctgcagtgcacgtGCTGTCAAAGTCATGCACATTACTTCTTAAATTAATTTTCTCTTTGCAGATTCACTTTGCAGACCTCTTTCTCTTTTGATCATAATCACCCATGGCTCTGAAACCAAAAAATATACCTTGGGTATATTTTATATATCCACAATACACTCCTTGATCCATTATGGAGGTTATAGTTTTTTGCCTAAAACTCAAAGCCCTGTCTGTCTGGAACAAAGCAAAATCTATAAGCTGTGGAATGGCTTGCAAAGTCTGTTGtgtggtttaattttttaaacaatgttgTTTGGGAGGACACCTGTTCACAATGTAGTCAGTTAAATAAACGACTctgtaattatattttttaacatgAGTCCTGCTGAAGAGGACTACTGAATGTCCAGGGTTGGTTGGTAGACAGACTTTCCTTTTCGTTTGAAGCAGAATACCTCCTTTCTCTATGCTGGGTCCCAGGCTGAACTGCCATTTTGTAGCTATTTTGTGCAAAGAGTGAGAGCAGATTTCAGCCCACTTCAGTACTGGTGCATGAAGTCTAGACAGCTCCATGGAGCTCCAAGATGCAGCTCAGTACCTTCGGGCCCCAAAATGTTCGCGCTGCAGGAACCATGGCTTTGTGGTACCAGTGAAAGGTCACGCCGGCCACTGCCGCTGGAAACAGTGCCCTTGCGAGAAGTGTGCTCTGATCACTGAACGACAGAAGATCATGGCGGCTCAAAAGGCCTTGAAGAGGCAGGGACCTGATTCTCCACCAAGAGAAACAGGGCCATCCTTTCATTGCAGCCCCAGTGATGAACCAGATGTAACCACAGCTGGAGGTAAAAAAGGTGCAAGGCTGAACACCTCTGAGCCCCACACTTGTGGGGATGTTGCTGGGCACGAAGGAATCAAGGTGACTTCAGCAGTTAGCCAGTCATCCAGAACAAAGGCTAACCAGACACCACCAAAACCTAGTTCTCCAACCTTCATAGATTTAGGTAGGTACACCGTCTCTAGTTTTTTCTGCAACCATTTGCAgcaagcccttggtatccactgaggtttggttccaggactcccctgtggataccaaaatccatggatgctgaagtctcattaaatacagtggcataataaaatggtatgtcttatataaaatggcaaaatcaaggtttgcttttgggaatttatatttttttggaatattttcagtctgTAGTTATGAAGGACCAACGGTGTTATCTTCATGATCATTGTATCTCTAGGATGAGCATGCCCACCTTTTCTATGTGTGACTGGAACCTGCCCTGCATTTCAGTATATTTTCTGTGTGCAGCCTGGGTGGTGGTGCTGCTTGGGATTGTTTTTTCCCTGGGGAAGAAaagtggtttttatttatttattttgacagcTTGCATATCCTGCTTGAGGACTTTGTAGCTTGTAGTACTTCAACTCTGGAGGCTGTTTGTCCATGTTTCATTGTTGCAAAATCACATTTATTCAGCAAGCATTTTGTGTTAAGAGTGAAATGAGTTGCAGCAGGCTCCCTGCAGAAGTGAATTGCCAGCAGAGCAACAAGATTTAACAGAACATTTGGACTGGGAATTAAAATTGAGCTGTGTTGTGTTTTGCAGGCAGCTACTTTCAGAGGAGGAGCCTTTTATATTCACTACACATAAATTAAAGAGCTACAGAATGTTTATAAAGAATTGAAAAGCAATAACAACACTCAACTTGTACCTTAGGACCTGAGTTTaatctttacacacacacacacacacacacacacacacacacacacacacacacacacacacacacacacacacatatctttacacacacacacacacacacacacacacacacatatatccccAATTCTTtcaatgctgtgtgtgtgtgtgtgtgtgtgtgtgtattgcattgATTGAAAGAAGAGGAACATAGGAGATGTGGTTTGGGGAAAATCAGGACTGAATTTTATGTAGGAATTGCAAGTAAAATATAATTTGAATTTactcacaaaaaataaaatgaatttaaggGTTTAAAAAGCTGTTGGATTtaagaatcttttttaaaaagcttaggAACAAAAACTTTACGTTTAGCTAGTTAATAACCAATATTTCTGTCCTAAAAAATCAGGATATAATTTTTGttcagctttaaaaataattatattctaCAGTATCTGGCTGTTAATTCTCACCTGTGAATTTCTGTAACTACATTTATTCTTTGGTTTCTcctgcaattaaaacaattaatgtTCCCTCAAATGTATCTTTGTAGTTTGATGTTTCACATATAGGTTTTGTGAGCACTTTTGAACACTGGATTTATTCTTTGGCACCTTTATCTGTTGCCCAAGTGAAATGAAAAATGGAATTTATTCTCCAAAGCAGTATATCTTTGAGCATGTTTTCCATTGTACtaggttcccccctcccccaaaaaagccAATATATCTCCCATTTGCAAGTGCTGCAAATTCAGAGGTCAAGGTACAGTTATAAATTTGTTTCAGTACTCCATGATGTCAGTTTCTAGACTTTAAATGCTAATCTGTGATTTAGAGGGATGTTTTAGACATTTGCCCAGTTGCATTGGAACAAAAACTGCATACAATTGAATATTTAACAACTCACCAATTTAAATGTCTAATGAacattttgtaagctgctctgatagccttttggcaaCTGTGAGATAGCTTAGAAAAAAAACTACTTttgggggctacaactcccagctaGCTAGCCTCCACACTGGCcatggctgcaactgcactgcaaaaacaatgcagtttgacactgctttaactgctgtggctcagtgctatggaatgctgggatttgtagttttttgtggtgccagagctctctgatggagaaagctaaatatctcacaaaactacaaattccagaatcctgtagcattgaggcatggcagttttaaagtggtgtcaaacattatttctgcagtgcagacaaggcctaggaTAGTCATGGagttgtaataataatgataaataaaaCTTCCAAGTGCCAAGCACTTTCCATGTAGCTGAGAGGACACCTAACATTGCCTCCATGAATATTTAAGGAGAAATACACCACTTTGGAAATACAGTACTAAATTATGTGGTAAGCTTGTGTATATCTTTGCAGACACTAGTTGATGAATGCTACATATTCAGTCCAgccattctgttttatttttattctactcTAGACCATCCTACTATGCCTCAAGAATCTGCAGCTATGTACCCAGACTTTATGGAGAGAGAGCCTCCCAAAGTCTACCCTGGATACTCTGGGATGTATCCTTATCATCCATTTTCTCTGGGATTTGCATTCAACCAACCAGGCTACAGAGGTCCAATGTCTCCCCCCATGCTACCACTGCAAACAGCTTACCGACCCTTTCCTAGCAACCACGGGCCAGGGAATATTGCTTCTCTGCCAGTAAGTCATGGTTTCTCCACAGCAGCACTGCTTAAAGGAGCTTCCCACTGGTTCCAGGGATACATGTCTTGAAATGTACTTCAAAAAGTTAATGTTTTCAGCTGATTACTTCACTGACAGCATTGGAGAGAATGGAGAAGCAGGAGTAACTTTAAGAAATGTGCAAAATTATCCCTTTTGGTCTGCTGAATTTAATTAGTTAATAGTCATCCATTTATTTCCTCCCATCCAACAGAATTCTATCTGATTTACTTTACAACCAAAAGTAAATCAAATGAAGTTTGACAGAAGGTGGCTTCAAGATACAGGCTGACTATCCCCTGTCCAAAATGCTTTgaagcagaagtgttttggattttggattatttatttatttattggattttggaatacttgtgtttgcatgtacatacataatgagatatcttggagataagacccaagtctaaacacaaaatttatttaccTTTTGTATAAAActtagcctgaaagtaattttatacaatattttttaatacttctgTGCATGCAACAAAATTTGggtacactaaaccatcagaaagcaaagatgtcactatctcagccatccatgaaaaaagttttggattttggagtgttttggactttgaaattccacataagggagactcaacctgtatttgttCATGTAGGACATAAGATATCCATTTCAGGAACTGATGCTGCCAGATTTaaattaaagagaaaaagaagaagaatgaaacagtggcaattttttttaaaaaaaattagaagttACATGACCCCAATTATGGCATGTCCATTATACCAGCTTGATAAAACTGGTTCCCCACATTTTGTCAAAAACTGACATTATTAGTCAAAATGCTGTGGAATAGTAATTTTTGTGACAGAAACAAGAGGAAAAATTCTTGATTTTTTTCAAAGGTTAATTAATGTTACTCAAAATCATAACAAATTTTGAAAACATACTTTGTTActcataattatttatttttctcaacaATCTTTAGTTATTATAATGTTAATGATATTAACAGTTTTGAGTAGCCTGTAATGGTTAATGGCATTTTAGTTACTTGGGGCAGGGAAGGTGGAGGGGGGAATGGTCCTTCTTCAGTATTTTtagtaaataaaaattattatttacatttaataGAAATGTGTTGATTATATGTAACTCTCTTGAACTGAGAGCTTCCAATATTTCTTTCATAGTGCAAGGATAAAATAGATTATATTATCCACAGTACATAGCCACAAGCATATTATTTAGGATGATATAATCATGAAAAATACAATCCAGTTTAGACTACTGAGTCTACTAGTTTATATGATGGCTCAGTTCATATCCtcaaaacattgttttttaaGCAGAGACAAGATGCAGGTGGGGATTTTCGACCAGCTTATTATACTCCACTGTCACCTTTCATACCGCCGAGCTTTCTACCAGGGCTTCGTTATATTCCACCACCTCTCCAGCTGAATGTTGTGACTGAAGCTACAAAAGAAACACCTAGTGAGTATACAGAATGTTCAATTACACAGGACTTACACTGATCTTTGACACATGTACATGTAGTGAGATGTTGGGATTTTTATAAATCCACTATGAGCTTTATCGCATGAAAAAGGAAAGCTGAAACAGCGTAGGAGAGTCTCTGTGCCTCTGCCTGCCACTTCAGTTCaccttcccaagggagatggttCTAAAAGCATCTttttgttgaatggatttttcAGTAACTAAAGTTCAAATTGAACTGCTTTTTCAAATCTATAAGCCatcctttttatttctacttacATACAGTATCTCTTTGGTTAAAGTCGTCTTGTGGAAATGTTTATCAGTACTTATCTTGACTCATGAAAGAATACTGCTTTAAACACTGCTTTCAAATTCTGTAAACAGAAAACCTTCACCAAAATAATCCTTGTTTTTTATCTTtcttaggggtttatcacactggggctaatttcagcattaaagagagattaaaatgcatttaaagcatcccacaaataaagcaaaaatggcgagtaattgcaacaaatgattatcacacgtaGTGataattggaaatgcattgtcgctgaaatcccacaAGCAAAAAGATGCGAGTTAatacttctttgtgaccactttaatggtgggttttgtgtgacgtcgtgtgaaattgttttgtgtaattacgcgatttttccaggatattcatgggataaactcccaatctccttcgtgtgataaattcTAGTTCATATTTTTGGCCCAGAGTAGGAGACAATAACACCTCTTTTATGCTTAGCTTTGGCTGGGTCACCTTCTTGGTAAGAAGTTTCTTCTAGAACTTTTCAAACATGTATCAACCAGCAGGTTTTcaccatcacccccccccccccccccccccccccccggttaaaGTATACATGTAGTATACAGCTTTGGACAACCTTTCTTATCCTACCTTGGCCCAGGCCAACTAAAAAAGAGGCGACCAAAAATAGAACACTGTACATCTGTTCTTGTTTGAATGTTCACAGttcccatattttaaaaagttagtttTTGCATCCTTTTCCCAGATATATATAGgatattttggtttttttcctgTAGAGAAATATCCAGAAATACATGACCTAAATATACTTTCTGAAGCTGTATGATCCAGGAAGGACCATACCACATACTGTTTCATATCCGTAA
Encoded proteins:
- the DMRTB1 gene encoding doublesex- and mab-3-related transcription factor B1 isoform X1; this encodes MELQDAAQYLRAPKCSRCRNHGFVVPVKGHAGHCRWKQCPCEKCALITERQKIMAAQKALKRQGPDSPPRETGPSFHCSPSDEPDVTTAGGKKGARLNTSEPHTCGDVAGHEGIKVTSAVSQSSRTKANQTPPKPSSPTFIDLDHPTMPQESAAMYPDFMEREPPKVYPGYSGMYPYHPFSLGFAFNQPGYRGPMSPPMLPLQTAYRPFPSNHGPGNIASLPQRQDAGGDFRPAYYTPLSPFIPPSFLPGLRYIPPPLQLNVVTEATKETPTVTTDSQDSGVMCERSQPSSQEDDHEDCSSYNKH
- the DMRTB1 gene encoding doublesex- and mab-3-related transcription factor B1 isoform X2, which gives rise to MELQDAAQYLRAPKCSRCRNHGFVVPVKGHAGHCRWKQCPCEKCALITERQKIMAAQKALKRQGPDSPPRETGPSFHCSPSDEPDVTTAGGKKGARLNTSEPHTCGDVAGHEGIKVTSAVSQSSRTKANQTPPKPSSPTFIDLDHPTMPQESAAMYPDFMEREPPKVYPGYSGMYPYHPFSLGFAFNQPGYRGPMSPPMLPLQTAYRPFPSNHGPGNIASLPRQDAGGDFRPAYYTPLSPFIPPSFLPGLRYIPPPLQLNVVTEATKETPTVTTDSQDSGVMCERSQPSSQEDDHEDCSSYNKH